TTGAGGGGAATCAACCTCCAATCCCTCTAATCCTCGGTCACTGCTGACGACCGGAACCCCTGCCGCCATTGCCTCCAATGTTTTGTTCTTGATACCGAAACCAGTGCGCATAGAGACGACACAAACAGTTGCTTGGTGCAAATATTCCGCCATTGAGGGCACACGGCCAGTAACAGTGATGCCTGGGCGCTCAGCAAGCTCCAAGACTTCAGGAGCCGGTTTAGAACCCACAATGCTGAAAGTAGCATCTGGGTAACGGGTTTGCAGTTCTGGCAGAACCTTGAGGCCAAAGAAGCGAACGGCATCAATATTCTGTAGATTGTCCATTGCTCCCACAAAGATTAGGCTGTGGCCACCTGGGTCAGCGATCCGATAGGGGAATTCCACCAGATCGACACCATTTGGAATTACGGCAATAGAGCTCCGGGGGTTGAAGGCCCGTAACTGTCGCTCATCGTCCTGTGTAGTCACAACAATCGAGGAGAACTTAGAGCAATAGCGTTGCTCATAGCGACGCAAGAGGTTGAGATTAAGCCGATCCCGCACTGGATGCTCTGATATCCCAGTTTCTAATTGGTTGTGGCAAGACCCGTAAACTGAGCTGTGAACGTTCACAACCGTATGTAGGTGCTGCTGAAATTCTGGACGGACATAAATCTCATTGACGCTGTGCTCACAGGTAATCGCCTCATACTTACCCGTGCGAACCTGCGCATCTAGCCATTGCTGCAAATCATGCGAGTAAGAATGCAAGACACTAGGGGGTGTCCCTTGAGCTAGGAAGGAGCCAAAGCGCTTCACTTTGCCTAGAACTCCCTTCTGGGAATTAGCACCTTGAGGACGAGGGAAGACCATTAGCTGATCCACCCACTGTCGCAGCCCTTCAACTTCCGATTCTGTCACCTCATCGCCATACTGAGTAACTAGAGTTACAGAGTGGTACTGACTCAAATGCTTCAGTAAATTAAACGTCCTGACCTGAGTTCCACCGCGGCTGGGCGGGTAGGGAAAGGTTGCCGAGAGCATTAAAATCTTCATATGACCCACGGGCTTGAACAAAGTGCAGGACAGGGGTAGATCACGCCATTGCTCGGTGCAGGTTCCTAAATCATCAAGTCATTCGACGAGCAATTGTAGTTCACCAATCTGCAAGTTAGCTCGATTCAAACTAAAAGCTTTACTCAAACCATACTCAGGCTATCTTTCGCTTTATACAAACTTAACAAGGACACAGAGATACCCATGTAAAGCTAGAGTGAATCTGATGTTAAATCCAATATTAAACTAGAAATGAGCTTATGACTAAACGATTGAGATTTTTAGAAATTGTTGGAATTG
The Leptolyngbya sp. FACHB-261 DNA segment above includes these coding regions:
- a CDS encoding glycosyltransferase family 4 protein gives rise to the protein MKILMLSATFPYPPSRGGTQVRTFNLLKHLSQYHSVTLVTQYGDEVTESEVEGLRQWVDQLMVFPRPQGANSQKGVLGKVKRFGSFLAQGTPPSVLHSYSHDLQQWLDAQVRTGKYEAITCEHSVNEIYVRPEFQQHLHTVVNVHSSVYGSCHNQLETGISEHPVRDRLNLNLLRRYEQRYCSKFSSIVVTTQDDERQLRAFNPRSSIAVIPNGVDLVEFPYRIADPGGHSLIFVGAMDNLQNIDAVRFFGLKVLPELQTRYPDATFSIVGSKPAPEVLELAERPGITVTGRVPSMAEYLHQATVCVVSMRTGFGIKNKTLEAMAAGVPVVSSDRGLEGLEVDSPQRALRANTVEEYLSAICRLFEEPSLRASLSYQGRRFVEAHYTWDQMGQRYEAVMTQKQPEPLHLP